The genomic region TTTTTTGCGTCCACCACATGGACCACCGCTTCCGGATGTTCATTGAGCAATAGTCGGCGAGATACCGCTTCTTCTTCCGTAATAGGTAACAGCGAATACATGCCTGGTGTATCTACCACTTCGAAATACTCGTCGCCAATTTTGCCCTTACCTCTGGATACCTCCACGGTTGTACCGGGGTAGTTGGATACTGTTACATAAGCACCGGTTAGGCGGTTAAACAAAACGCTTTTGCCTACATTGGGGTTGCCTACTAAAACTACTTTTTTAAGGCCGTGCAGTTCCAGTGGTTCGGTGTCCGAACCGCAACACTTACCACCTTTTCTCATTTTTTTCAGCAAGGAAATCCCTCCCTCATTAAGAATGATAATTAATTTCAATTACTGAGAAGAATTTACCACTCCAATGTTACAGGAATGTCACAGCTATGTAACATTTTTGTGACAAAAGGAAAAAGACTGCCGGTATTGGCAGTCTTTGACACTTGTTTTTCAATTACCAACCACAGTAGCCCCAGTTACCGTTTCCGCCACGATTCCAGTTATTGTTGGACCAGTTTCGATTCATGTTATTGTTCCAATTATTGCTGTATTGGTAGTTGGTGTTTTG from Desulfotomaculum nigrificans DSM 574 harbors:
- a CDS encoding FeoB small GTPase domain-containing protein; the protein is MLKKMRKGGKCCGSDTEPLELHGLKKVVLVGNPNVGKSVLFNRLTGAYVTVSNYPGTTVEVSRGKGKIGDEYFEVVDTPGMYSLLPITEEEAVSRRLLLNEHPEAVVHVVDAKNLPRMLPLTLQLIEAGLPVVLVLNMMDEAKKLGLDVNVSSLQKRLGVPVVSAVFVKGEGVEQLKRVIKENGKLVS